One segment of Solanum stenotomum isolate F172 chromosome 1, ASM1918654v1, whole genome shotgun sequence DNA contains the following:
- the LOC125867420 gene encoding probable E3 ubiquitin-protein ligase ARI7: MENDVDMYDGTDVDSAGDDFYGDDGLINGGDSGSESSGDDIIDNDLDDLPCDKNYVVLSDDDIGRLMDDDISKVSSVLSVSRTDASALLRRYNWSVNKVHEEWFADESNVRETVGLKIQEKVVQFRDSKEVSCGICFEDYSSDGILASACGHPFCVECWKGYISNSIADGPGCLNLRCAEPSCKVAVAQDMIDRLTSDDDKKRYYGFLFRSYVEENRKIKWCPAPGCNFAVEFDIGSDNCEVICGCSNYFCWSCTEEAHSPVDCDMVVKWMEKNNAESENTNWILAYTKACPKCKRPIEKNEGCMRMTCRDPCKYQFCWLCLNSWSVHGYNSCNKYTPGNEDDQKKEMAKQSIEKYTHYYERWAANEKSRRKAVKDLKRMGEVNVKELSELQSIPETQLKFILEAWKQIVECRRVLKWTYAYGFYLPDEEQTKRQFFEYLQGQAEAGLERLHLCAEKELEIYLNVEEGNSKTFDDFRIKLTSLTSVTRNYFENLVRALENGLEDVDSQGALGNIATSSKTPAVSSKRTNSKKLLLGGDRMLVKERAEKIMTIMRTRNAKLPSTNSTASSKHVLVPGGGHTNRANNLDIREDNTVRTSKSPFEAWGVKFKESKETPVATRSFTLGPQFLQRAGVNSTTSSSNLQLAGGRKLMNIGAGSVKNLANAHVDGSNKLTLSKTPQVAGSNKLALSKTPHVAGSDNLTLSKTPHVAGVSSTTSSSNLLLAGGRKLMNIGAGSVKNLASVHVDGSNNLTMSKTPHVAGSNNLTLSKTPHMAGSSSRIDGGKKHRKTNTGASLIIKLDDDDLGEASSATGASLTQKFIADFEGWACDSCTFLNADSTTTCLMCSEDASGSWECEKCTFLNKKHASTCQICEHRK, translated from the coding sequence ATGGAGAACGACGTCGACATGTACGATGGAACCGACGTAGACTCCGCCGGCGATGACTTCTACGGCGACGATGGCCTCATCAACGGTGGAGACAGTGGCTCGGAGTCTTCCGGCGATGATATCATCGATAATGATCTTGATGATCTTCCTTGTGACAAaaactatgtcgttttgtcCGATGATGATATCGGTCGTCTCATGGATGATGATATCTCTAAGGTTTCTTCTGTTCTCTCTGTTTCCAGAACTGATGCATCTGCTTTACTCCGTCGGTATAACTGGAGTGTGAATAAAGTTCATGAAGAATGGTTTGCCGATGAATCCAATGTTAGAGAAACTGTTGGCTTGAAAATTCAGGAGAAAGTTGTTCAATTTCGGGACTCAAAGGAGGTATCTTGTGGAATTTGCTTTGAGGATTATTCTTCTGATGGAATTTTGGCGTCTGCTTGTGGTCATCCTTTTTGTGTTGAATGTTGGAAAGGGTATATTAGTAATTCAATAGCTGATGGTCCTGGATGTTTGAATTTGCGATGTGCAGAACCATCTTGTAAAGTTGCTGTTGCACAGGATATGATTGATCGATTAACGTCTGATGATGATAAAAAGAGGTACTATGGATTTCTTTTTCGTTCTTATGTTGAGGAAAATAGGAAGATTAAGTGGTGTCCTGCTCCGGGATGTAATTTTGCAGTTGAATTTGATATAGGGAGTGATAATTGTGAAGTTATATGTGGCTGTTcgaattatttttgttggagtTGTACGGAGGAAGCTCATAGTCCGGTTGATTGTGATATGGTGGTTAAGTGGATGGAGAAAAATAATGCAGAATCAGAGAACACAAATTGGATTCTGGCTTACACAAAGGCTTGTCCTAAATGCAAGAGGCCGATTGAAAAGAATGAAGGGTGTATGCGTATGACTTGTCGAGACCCTTGCAAGTATCAGTTTTGTTGGTTGTGTCTTAATTCTTGGTCAGTTCATGGTTATAATTCATGTAACAAGTACACGCCAGGGAATGAAGATgaccaaaagaaagaaatggcCAAGCAATCTATTGAGAAGTACACTCATTATTATGAGAGATGGGCTGCTAATGAGAAGTCAAGGAGAAAAGCTGTAAAAGATTTGAAGAGAATGGGGGAAGTGAATGTTAAGGAGCTGAGTGAATTGCAATCCATACCAGAGACACAATTGAAGTTCATCTTAGAAGCATGGAAGCAGATTGTTGAGTGTAGGAGAGTGTTGAAGTGGACTTATGCTTATGGGTTTTACTTGCCTGATGAGGAGCAAACGAAAAGGCAGTTTTTTGAGTATTTGCAAGGCCAGGCAGAGGCTGGTTTGGAGAGGCTTCACCTTTGTGCAGAGAAGGAACTGGAGATTTACCTGAATGTTGAAGAAGGTAATTCCAAAACATTTGATGATTTCCGTATAAAGCTTACTAGTCTGACTAGTGTGACTAGGAATTACTTTGAGAATTTAGTTAGAGCACTTGAGAATGGTCTTGAAGATGTTGATTCGCAAGGAGCTCTTGGAAACATAGCAACGAGCTCTAAAACCCCAGCTGTGAGCAGCAAACGGACCAACTCGAAAAAATTATTACTAGGTGGGGACAGAATGCTCGTCAAGGAAAGAGCTGAGAAAATTATGACCATCATGAGAACTAGAAATGCAAAACTACCTAGTACTAACAGCACTGCAAGCTCGAAACATGTCTTAGTTCCTGGTGGAGGACATACGAATAGGGCCAATAATCTTGATATAAGAGAAGACAACACTGTGAGAACATCAAAAAGTCCATTTGAAGCTTGGGGCGTCAAATTTAAGGAATCAAAAGAGACACCTGTAGCCACAAGGAGTTTTACTTTGGGCCCACAGTTTTTACAAAGAGCTGGGGTGAACAGCACAACCAGCTCGAGTAATTTACAGCTAGCTGGTGGCAGAAAGTTAATGAACATTGGAGCGGGCAGTGTGAAAAACTTGGCAAATGCGCATGTGGATGGAAGCAACAAACTCACTCTGTCTAAAACTCCACAGGTGGCAGGAAGCAACAAACTCGCTCTGTCTAAAACTCCACATGTAGCTGGAAGCGACAACCTCACTCTGTCTAAAACTCCACATGTGGCTGGGGTGAGCAGCACAACCAGCTCGAGTAATTTACTGCTAGCTGGGGGCAGAAAGCTAATGAACATTGGAGCAGGCAGTGTGAAAAACTTGGCAAGTGTACATGTGGATGGAAGTAACAATCTCACTATGTCTAAAACTCCACATGTGGCTGGAAGCAACAACCTCACTCTGTCTAAAACTCCACATATGGCTGGGAGTAGCAGCAGAATAGATGGTGGGAAAAAGCACAGGAAAACAAATACTGGG